The segment CTCCCCTGCCTTCTTGATGGCTGTTGTCTGAAGCTGAATGGTCATGAATTTGGTCATGAATATAGTGTCCTTATTTGACTCTGTTATATTTTTGGTTCCAAATTCTCTCAATTGCCAAGGCCATCTACTTCGCTCAGCCAACCTTCAGCTCAGTGTAATTTTGCCTATTTTTAATGATCCTACCACTGTCCCTTTGTAGCTGAAATACTCATCTCTGTTATCAATATCCCTGACTTCCCATTTTCCACCCCTCcataaccttcagttcacctggaacaCCACTGCCCATAGCCTAATTTGCACTTAGTCATGTTTTTGTCTCCCCCGTGCATGTTTACTTCACAGACTCCTGACCCAGTAACATCTCAACTTTAAAACTCTCGTGTGTTTAAATCCTGTCACAGACCTGGTCATCCTCATCTTTGGATGGGGAACAATAAAACAACTCTCCAAGAACTTCTCAATCTTTCAAATTTGACTTCTTGTGCACCCCTGATTTATATGCGcagctagaaatataaaatatGGTTTGAAGCAAACTTAATTCTTCTGTGAAGTAATTTGAGATGCCTTACTATATAGGGGCACCATTTAAATGCACTGTTGTCCAGTGATATAACTGTAAAGCTTGCTCCTTAAACTTTATGGTGATTAATTTCCTAATTCCATAGATACCTTCAATCCCATTCAGTCTAAAGTGAATAGATATGTCAAGCAAGTGATATTGATAGCAACTGATGCATGAAGCACATGGCAACCTGAAGCAATATCCAGGTAGAAAAAGGAAGCTGCTCGACAAGGCACAGAGCAGGTTGATGagcattgaaggtgaagtgttTTGGCAGTCATGTAAGCCTTATGGCTCCTTGCATTAATCTTGTTGAGAAGATGAATAGAAGAAGCTTATATTCAATtaatatttaaatagaaatattaTAATTCTATACAATGGCAGTGATCAAGGAAGCAGCTATTACATCTTTAATAAGGCACAGAACCTATGTTGTTTGAAGGCTCACATAGCTTGAATGGATGGCTACTGGGAAATGAATGAGCAAAAGTAGAGAGTAGGCACAGGGCAAAAACTGCGTTAGCATTATGGTAGAACATAACGTATGATAAGGCAAAGATTGCCTTCAGGTAGACTAGAATCCAGCTATTTCTTTCAATATAAAGATACAGCAAACAGTAGTAGAAATCCATTGCACAGGAGGAGCAAGGCAGATTTGGGAATTGGAGAAAGTAAGTGCAGGTTGAAAGTTTAGTGTCAGGCTGTCAACCACACCTGTTTTCAGTAATCCCAGATTCTGCCCTTAATATTGTCACTGTAGACAAAACAATCACTTTGCACAGCTCCCAAATTTACTGTCACTAAACCAAAATACCATCTTAGACATTTTAATATAGTCCATTCCAATAACAAAAAGCACAAGTTATTCAAATTTATTCAGTATACAATAAAGTGTATCTAATTTGCAACCACTGCATTTCCCTTCAGTTGTCCTAGTGCCTACTGAATGGAGCAATATGTTTGTCAGTGTACATTGTGGGTCTGAAGGGATTACGATTGTGTGATATGCATGATGTCATGAAGAAACCCTAGTATAATTGGACTACATTTGTGAATGGTAATAGATGCATATGCCTGTCTATTAATTACCACTTTTTTAACTTTAAGGGGAGTTAGCTGGTTTAGGGAGATGATTGATTACCACTCTACCTTTTGTCTCAGGCAATGAGGGAGGTTAGCTGATGAAGGGGAAAATACATAAAAGGCCAGAGTTGGACAATTACATGTTAAAAGTAAactttatctctgatacactatTAAAGtatttaatgggaactgcaaatgctggagaacccaagataacaaggcgtggagctggataaacacagcaggccaagcagcatcctggatCTGTTAGTAGGTCAGTCTGGTGCCAGCATCTTCAATAATTCCAGCTCCAATCATATATTTAGGGGACAAAATGTTGGTAATTTTGGGTGCTGATGAATGCATAGGACTTAATATGGGATAGGATGCAAGCAGCAGAATTTCACATTGAGTGCAGGTTAAAAGGCTGGCAAGAAGGATATTGGAGAAATTGAGAGCAGGGATGATGGAAGCTTGTATATGGATTACAACAGCGGAATGTGAGCAATTGGGATATGAGTAAACAACCATGTGATGGTGGAAATAAGTTCTGTGGGAGGAAAATTCAAACTATGTTTTTATGAAATAGGAGATTGAAGTCTGGCATTGCATAATAACGCCTCAATATGCAGTCAGGCATGGATTGGAACCAGTGACAAGTGCTTGTCATTGACTTTGACCTCCAGTGAAATGTTTTCTATCTTCAGAAAGTTCATATGAGACAAATTGGTAGAGTAAAGGATTAGGGATCCAAGTGGACACGTACTAGCTAAAACCAAGCAATGTACTAATAATGTGTCATAAAGTGCTATTCCTTAACCATCTAGCAGCTTGTCTCTAAAACGTTGTTTTGATAAGCACTAAACTTCCAGCTACATGAACAATCGCACTCAAACTTTGCCTCAAAATATCAGTTTCTGTCAGTTCAGATATCCACATTTCCTACAGCTGTAGAAGGAACAATCCATTAGATGCAATTTGTGCTGTGCTAGCTACCTTAATATTCTAGTTATCCAGATGATATATACTCAGCACCTAACACAAGGGAAAAGGAGATGAGTattggtattgtcactggatccAGCCATGCTAATTTGAGGATTCGTGGCAGTGGTAGTACCACTAACTCTGAGCCAATAAGATGTGCACAACctacctgaacaggttgataaagTACATCTGTAACACAAAATAGGTCTCACTATGAAAAGCCAAATCAATGGGACCATAAATTTTCTGTTTCACACACCAGCCTTTAAGGAAATCGTACCAAGGTGTGATAGcacttttgttaaaaaaattctCTAGATAAATTTAATCTCAACACTTTCATTGTGAATACTGTCATTTTTCATTAGTGAAATGAAGCCAACGCTTCTCATTACTTCAGTCTAAACATTTCTGGTACTACCTTTCATTTGTTACTTCTGGACACTCAAACAGTCCTCTAACGACGTAGTGTTACCACAATCCGCTCAGATTACCACCGATAACACATCAAAACATAAACCCCGGCGTCAAAGATAAAAGGGTTATTGTAGCCAACATAATGTCTAGATCAGCTTTTTCTACTGTATAGTGGAATGTGCATTCAAATGAATTCTTACAAGATATATTTGTAGTGTACATATTACAAAAACACGATGGTCAGATACAACGTGTTATTCATTAATTGAGGATAACGGTAAACGTCGCCAATATTTGTCTAATCAAACTCGACTAACGCGGGAATCGCTGTCAGCAAAATGGGTGACTTCGTCTTCATTTTACAAAATATTGATCTTGTTAAGAAAATGTTGGTGCTGTGAAATTACCAAATTCGGCCTGTGAACAAACAAGTTTTGCGCAAGATGAAGACTCAAGTCGAGCTCCCAACCTACAGCAGGGGTTCAGAGTGATCAAGGGAATTTATTGTTGGGCTGAATCCCAGAAGGTGACAGATGGCTCGAGATGATTTAAAACCACAGCCAACAGAGAACGCATCCAGTGGTTCAAACAAGCACAAGATCAGATCTCCCTGTTATAGCTACAGCCTGCGGGGAGCGAAACTCAAGTTCCAGTTTCACAATTCGTATCTTTTTTGTTGTTGAAAGGATGAAGACTGTATTCGAAGAGAGGCCCCTCGTCGTTATTGCACAGGGAGTCCGACGGCAGGGGAAGCCATCCTCATGCCTTGTAACATGAAACTGCAATAATGAGCGTAAACACAAACTGAACGTGTGGATCCGGATTACTATTGACAGGAACCGCAGTGGACACCTCCTGGTTGACTCCGTCCGGGGCTGACACATTCCTAAAGGTTTCGGTGCTGTTCTCCGAATCCTCGTGCATTCCTGCGAAAAGTAATTTCGAGATAAGATTACTGAATCTATTGCCGGTGGTGGATCGGGGCCGCTCTGTCGGAGTTGGAGTGTAAACCGTCTCATTGTGTTCCACTGGATCGAGGCAACTTCCTTCTGTGGATCTGTGGAAGAGCACTTGGCTCAGATCCATACCCGCGACTGACGGTGGAGAGGCACAGGGGATGTCCCGGACTAGCCCGTAGCTTTCCATCCAGTCTTTCAACCATTCGACCCTACAGTCACAGTCCCAGGGGTTCCTGAAGACATACAGCCTGCCAAGGAAATACACTGGTTGAAAAACAGAAAGCGGCAGCGAAGTCAGTTTATTGCTATTCAAATGCAAGGAGATTAAACTGGTCAGGTTTTCAAAAGCCCCTTCCTCGATGTAACTGATGGCATTTCTGTCGAGATAGAGAACCTCCAGTTCAACAAGCTGACTAAACCAAGTCCTGGACACATTCACCAAAACATTACCTCCAAGGTTTAACATCTTCAGGAGTGTCAGTTCTTGGAAAGCGAACTCAGGAAGGTTACGCAGGAGGTTATCATTAAGATAGAGATATTCCAATTCCACGCAGTGTTTAAAACCTTTGTGGTGGATTACCGCAATTTGGTTGTCTTGTAgatttaaatatttcaaatggcTTAATCCTTGCAGAGAGTTATAAGCCACTGCTTCAATTCTGTTCCTCTCCAAATACAAAAGCCTCAGAGTCTCTGTGCCCCTCACTGCTGCAGGAATTCTCCGAAAGTTATTCTGCCACATAGCTAGCTCTTGCAGAGCAGGAACAGCTATAAAGATCCGATCTGGGATATTAAATAGATTGCAATTAGACAAATCGAGCTTCTGAAGTCGTTTGAGACCAATGAACGTTCTGGTGTGCAGATACTTGATAAACTCGTTATGGGCCAGTTTCAGTTCGCTGAGATGGGGCAGCCCTTTAAATGCGCCGGGGGTGATGAAAGAGATATTATTATGGTTTAAGGATAAAGAGTGGAGGGCTGGCAGAGTACCGAAGGCTTTCTCTGACAAAAATTTGATATTATTTTTCTCCAAGCTGATAACGGAGGCCTCACATGGGAATTCGCTGAGGACCTGGTGCAATCCGGCACGGTCACAGAGAACAGCACAGGTCCGCTCCGTAGAACAAGTACACACCGGGGGACAGAGGCGAGTGCAGGCCCAGGGAGCAGAGAGACGCAGAGTCGTGAACAAGATCACTGAAAAATAAGAAAGTGAGGTACAAATCGACAGAGAAAACAAACAATAGCAGTCTTTTTAAGAAAGCAGAACTTATGGAACCtgaaaatacaattttaaaaaagtccaTTTGTATTTCAGAAGCGacagtattttctaatcaaattgttcagAGATTATTACATTTCTGGACgatagacagtagacaataggtacaggagtaggccattcggcccctcgagccttcacccccattcgttatgatcatggctgatcatccacaatcagtaccctgttcctgccttatccccataacccttgattccactatctttaagagctctatccatctctttcttgaaagtatccagacagttggcctccactgccttctggggcagagcattccatatatccaccactctctgggtgaagacgtttctcctcaatagacaggtggaacttgaagggaggccacctggctcagaggcagaggCGATACAAGTGCTCCACAGGAGAatactttgaagaagtaacaggaaTGTCTGGACAAAGGTATAAAATACATTAAATATGTTTGAactttgaaaagacatttgacaggtggatcagtgataatgggaactgcagatgctggagaatttgagataaccaagtgtggagctggatgaacacagcaggccaagcagcatctcaggagcacaaaagctgacgtttcgggcctagacccttcatcagagagggggatggggtgagggttctggaataaatagggagagggggggaggcggatcgaaggtggatagaggagaagatagttgacAAAGACTTACCATGACGGATTGACATCTCACTCACAGCGCCTTCTGCCCTATCCTGAAGTGCCGTCCTCCCACATCTTTTAATCCAGCCTCATCAGCGAATCCTGCTATTTCATTGTAAACTCGGAACGTCATTTATTTTGGCAAATTGCTTTCATCGCCACCTACTGCCCTGAGCTGGTGGTTCATATTGTGAACCGAACTGTTCATGCTCTCATACTCATCAAAACTTAAATATTCTTCATTTTGTAAACGACAGGCCAACAAACTGATCGACTGTGGGTGGTGTCTCATTCTGGGGGTGATCTGTATTTAGCCTTAGGATCTAGACAGGGTCAAGGAAGAGAAGtcgattttttttctatttgccTCTGAGACACGAGGCCAACTGTTTATCCTCTGTCCCGGCTCAAAGTCGTTTCCAGGAAGCGTGGGGACTCGAAAGGGCATTGACTATTTCAGCCATGTGGAAAGAGGCGGCCAAGGAACTACGGAGAGAAGATTTCATTCCCAAAAGCAGGTGCAAACGGCCTTTGGTAAAAATAAAAGCAGCAGATACGTTGAAGCGCTCTCAAGTATAAGAACCCCATGAATTAAAAGGGCAATGATACGAATAAAAAAAGAAACGATCAGGAGGAAGGATTAATGGAAAAGTACGGCAAAAATAAAACGTCCAGCAGCTCAAGTGCTAATAGGAAGTCATGTGAGAACGATAGGAAAATGTACAGTCTGCGAACTTAATGAAATAAACGAATAGATTAAGGACAAGTGACAACTATCCATAATTTCCAACTCTTACTTGTCAGAGATTTCTCAGAAAATTGCAAATAAGTCATATTTCAATTGCCCGTTAACCAGACTGGATAGTAACATGACATACCGTTAAAAACGATCAGATCCATTTCTGTGCTTTTTCATCTGTAGCACCTCAGAATAGAGATGCACCAGGATGACTATGGCCGAACACTGTCTAAAAAAtacaaaggaaacaaaatttgGAATAGGCCAACATTTCAACGCTGCCCGTCTTTTGCCGAACAAATCAGTCCATTTTTCCAGCACAGAACGCCGGGATTTGAAATAATCAACAATGAACAAACATTTTTCACGGATTGATTAAAGTCAACGACTGTACACAGTGCCCACCTTGAACATTGTTGTTCTTCGGTCTTCAAACCAGTAGCAGTGGTTGAATTCCCAGGTTTAAAAAAAGGCTTCCGGCAATTTTTCTAAAATCCATCACTTAATGCATCAACAAATCTGCAGTGTGAGAAGGGATTAGTCACAATCCAGCTGAAACATCTCCTGCGAATCACACTGATAAATGCATGTTACCGTTCTAAAAAAACCTTTGGAAATGCTCCATGTCGGCCTATTCCGAATACCATATCGTGAGCAAAGAGGAAAATCAATGTCATTTTATACTCTTCCATTTCGGGTCAAAAGTCGAACAAACTATCTTCGGACAAAATAACATCTTTGTTTAACTTTGCCAGAGTATTTTACTTCGATGCTTTTCTTTAGGACTCTAGAAAAATCCCACTACAATGTGCGAGAAAATGTTTTGCGGCTCGGTGACGGGGTTGTTAAGGAGGTAAATGCAACAGATATTGAATTCACAGCTAGTTCCCATTGAGATCAGGGAAAACCCCCAAATTAGTAGGAAAGTATGAGCTACACAGACTGAATGGTCTTCCTCCTCTGTACCAATTGTGCAACACCTTTCCCGCCGTACTGCTTCAGCAAGAGTCCTGAGGTATGAGTAATAAGATTTGTAGCGTTTGAGCACACAATTTAGATCCATGGCACCGAGAAAGAGCTGCATATATGCCCTGTCGTCAGGGAACACTGATTTAATCGACGCCCCATTATTATTGTCCAAGCTGATGAGAACAATGGACAAAACAGAATGAAATAATCTGGCTTGATAGAGCACCAGTTTTAGCTGTACAATTGAGCTAACATGGTGATCAGTCATTGAACATACGTACACAAGGCTGTCAATACATTTTCAACGAAACAGCACAACCTTATTGcacacatttaaaagaaaaacaaagctaTACAAGACAGTTTGGAAAGATCTAATCAAAGCAAAAATAAAGATTCAAACGCGAGTCCTTAACCACCCAGCTACCATAATTAGGAAGGATTGAAGAAGTCGAAACTGTTTTCCTTGGGGGCGGGGGTAGGATAAGAGGAAATTTGTTACAAGTTTTCAAATTCATGAGAGGTTTTGACAGAGGTATCGAGAGAAACTATTCCTATGCATAAATGTatcaagaaccagagggcacagttttaaaatgtcctgcaaaagaagcaaatgtaaggtgagaggaaaacCTTTTGACAGTGAGTATCTTGgctttggaatgcactgctggcgaACGCGGTGGACACGGGTGCCTTGTTCTGTGCTACTAACTGAAGTACTTCGTTTAATGTGAGCCTTCCTTGTACATCAAACCCTAAAAGGCAAGGCCTTCTTAACCCTTATAGTCACTAGCTCCTGTGCACAATTACAGTCCTCTAAGGTCTAATTTGTTTATTAGTGCGTGAACAATCCAATTAAAATAACGGTGATCAAGTGGCATCACTTCTTACTGTCTCTTGCTTCAACCTTTGATATGCCAAACACTTTGTGACATCATATATCTTGTAATGGTTTGGTTCTCTTAGTTTACCAACGCATTACAGTTTTAATTGCAAGTTTTATATACATAATCTATACTacatgtatacatacacacatacaccacaagaccataagatgataagatgtaggagcagaaattaggccattcagcccattaagtgtgctccaccattcaatcatggctgataagttccacaaaaccattctcctgctttcttcctgtaacccttgatccccttcatAAACAAgcacctatctatctcagtcttaaatgtactcaatgacctggactttgcagccttctgtagcagtgaattccatagattcaccactctctggctggagaagcttctccttatctctgttttaaaaggtcttccctttaaggctgtgccctccgGTCCTAGACTGCTTTACCAATGGAAGCATTTTtgcaacatccactttgtccaggccactcagtattctgaaagtttcaatgagatccccctcatccttctaaaccccaatgagtatagtcccagagtcctcaaacatgcCTCACATGTTGAGCTTTCCATTCCtcggaccattctcatgaacctcctctgaacccgctgtagggccagtacatccttcctgagatatggggcccaaaactgcacacaacactccacaTGTGGCCTGATCAGAgcattataaagcctcagtagtacatccctgcttttgtattcaagtcctctcaaaataaatgccaaccctgcatttgccttcct is part of the Stegostoma tigrinum isolate sSteTig4 chromosome 12, sSteTig4.hap1, whole genome shotgun sequence genome and harbors:
- the nyx gene encoding nyctalopin isoform X1: MDLIVFNVILFTTLRLSAPWACTRLCPPVCTCSTERTCAVLCDRAGLHQVLSEFPCEASVISLEKNNIKFLSEKAFGTLPALHSLSLNHNNISFITPGAFKGLPHLSELKLAHNEFIKYLHTRTFIGLKRLQKLDLSNCNLFNIPDRIFIAVPALQELAMWQNNFRRIPAAVRGTETLRLLYLERNRIEAVAYNSLQGLSHLKYLNLQDNQIAVIHHKGFKHCVELEYLYLNDNLLRNLPEFAFQELTLLKMLNLGGNVLVNVSRTWFSQLVELEVLYLDRNAISYIEEGAFENLTSLISLHLNSNKLTSLPLSVFQPVYFLGRLYVFRNPWDCDCRVEWLKDWMESYGLVRDIPCASPPSVAGMDLSQVLFHRSTEGSCLDPVEHNETVYTPTPTERPRSTTGNRFSNLISKLLFAGMHEDSENSTETFRNVSAPDGVNQEVSTAVPVNSNPDPHVQFVFTLIIAVSCYKA
- the nyx gene encoding nyctalopin isoform X2, which translates into the protein MSIRHVILFTTLRLSAPWACTRLCPPVCTCSTERTCAVLCDRAGLHQVLSEFPCEASVISLEKNNIKFLSEKAFGTLPALHSLSLNHNNISFITPGAFKGLPHLSELKLAHNEFIKYLHTRTFIGLKRLQKLDLSNCNLFNIPDRIFIAVPALQELAMWQNNFRRIPAAVRGTETLRLLYLERNRIEAVAYNSLQGLSHLKYLNLQDNQIAVIHHKGFKHCVELEYLYLNDNLLRNLPEFAFQELTLLKMLNLGGNVLVNVSRTWFSQLVELEVLYLDRNAISYIEEGAFENLTSLISLHLNSNKLTSLPLSVFQPVYFLGRLYVFRNPWDCDCRVEWLKDWMESYGLVRDIPCASPPSVAGMDLSQVLFHRSTEGSCLDPVEHNETVYTPTPTERPRSTTGNRFSNLISKLLFAGMHEDSENSTETFRNVSAPDGVNQEVSTAVPVNSNPDPHVQFVFTLIIAVSCYKA